The following proteins come from a genomic window of Lentimicrobiaceae bacterium:
- a CDS encoding ABC transporter permease: MKDLKFVLQILKRNPFMLITNVIGLGIALATVIFTLTYIRYELSYDRHFKTRDRVVRLYSRITDNTRTEVYGISLRKAYTQLPGKVPEIESAVQLYGGLQTSVQNKENKIEKIGIFYADPEIFKVFGLSLNFGDEKTALVAEKSAVITTSLAEKLFHTTNCIGKSIETDGEQVMITGVMDEIPKNSHLSFDLLVSMSTLNMKWLSASLEFQTYYLLKPNIDSKAAGAKIASAYDILMQDWARTFFAKVQSGVEPLTDLYLHSAASLYIPNHGSTKQMLMVGLIALFVLLTALVSYINLFIIQGEKRITEISTRTMFGATKASIAKLFFLETVIVFLFSAILAFLIIYKSMIYISNLLQSKVDTPDLLSFGGIISFVIVFIVLLVVTSGYPILYLSRMKYALGLRGRISSTGNNNWLSTASVFVQFTVASFFISCVVIIISQLGYMHNVPLGFERNNVITISNCSMPISRKYESVKTELLQLPFISDVSGGEHFMGGGCSGQFIRTLADGENSNKAINEYREKPGFGELMKFTLIDGQFFRQSKADSQAVILNESAIKYLGLKPKAGQPVIYNDKRVEVIGIVKDFYYMTNPGEPIAPLVIANCQWGTPNIYIRSSNPLNQSQLMQIKSILHRFDKNYIFNHSTLADIFDRMYKKENRLTEMVSIGGAEVVIISLISLLALTILKISRRTKEIGIRKVNGSSVGQILYVLLKDTLIIVVIAIFVASVGSYIVMDRWLAEFALHIHLHPGYFLISAVFVLIIAIVAIIWQALKAATQNPVEAIKHE, translated from the coding sequence ATGAAAGATTTAAAATTTGTCCTACAAATATTAAAGCGCAACCCATTCATGCTTATCACGAACGTGATAGGGCTTGGAATAGCATTAGCTACTGTGATTTTTACACTCACATACATACGTTATGAGTTGAGTTATGACAGGCATTTTAAAACCAGGGACAGGGTTGTAAGACTGTACAGCCGAATTACCGATAATACAAGAACCGAAGTTTATGGCATCTCCTTACGCAAGGCATATACCCAACTACCCGGGAAAGTTCCAGAAATTGAGTCTGCTGTTCAATTATATGGAGGTTTGCAAACATCTGTTCAAAACAAAGAGAACAAAATAGAAAAAATTGGGATTTTCTACGCTGATCCTGAAATTTTTAAGGTATTTGGACTGTCGCTCAATTTTGGTGATGAAAAAACAGCGCTGGTTGCGGAAAAAAGTGCGGTGATCACAACTTCTCTAGCCGAAAAACTGTTCCATACAACCAATTGTATCGGAAAATCAATTGAAACGGATGGTGAACAAGTGATGATTACCGGGGTAATGGATGAAATTCCGAAAAACTCACATTTGAGTTTCGATCTGCTGGTTTCCATGTCCACCCTTAATATGAAATGGTTATCTGCGTCTCTCGAATTTCAAACATACTACCTACTTAAACCAAATATTGATTCAAAAGCGGCAGGCGCTAAGATTGCCAGTGCATATGATATTCTTATGCAGGATTGGGCCAGGACGTTTTTCGCAAAGGTACAATCGGGGGTTGAGCCTCTGACCGATTTATACCTGCATTCCGCTGCAAGTTTATATATCCCGAACCATGGAAGCACAAAACAAATGCTGATGGTTGGATTGATAGCACTGTTTGTCCTGCTCACAGCATTGGTCAGCTATATTAATTTGTTTATTATACAAGGTGAAAAACGCATTACCGAAATTTCAACCCGGACCATGTTTGGCGCCACAAAAGCCAGCATTGCCAAACTGTTTTTTTTAGAAACAGTTATCGTTTTTCTTTTTTCTGCCATCCTGGCATTTCTTATTATCTATAAATCAATGATATACATATCAAACTTATTGCAATCAAAAGTAGATACTCCAGATTTATTATCATTTGGCGGTATTATTTCTTTTGTGATTGTTTTCATCGTGCTTCTTGTGGTTACATCCGGTTATCCTATCCTCTATCTGTCAAGAATGAAATATGCGTTAGGATTGAGGGGAAGAATCTCAAGTACGGGCAACAACAACTGGCTTTCGACGGCATCGGTATTTGTACAATTTACGGTTGCTTCTTTTTTTATCAGTTGTGTCGTTATTATAATATCCCAATTAGGATATATGCACAATGTGCCATTGGGGTTCGAAAGGAATAATGTTATCACAATTAGCAATTGCAGTATGCCAATCTCGAGGAAGTATGAAAGTGTTAAAACTGAATTGTTGCAGTTACCCTTCATTTCTGATGTTTCTGGCGGGGAACACTTCATGGGCGGGGGATGCAGCGGACAGTTCATAAGAACTCTGGCTGACGGGGAAAATAGCAACAAAGCCATCAATGAATACCGCGAAAAACCAGGTTTTGGAGAACTCATGAAATTTACGCTGATAGACGGACAATTTTTCCGTCAATCCAAGGCCGACAGTCAGGCGGTTATTTTAAACGAATCGGCAATAAAATACCTTGGTTTAAAGCCAAAAGCCGGACAACCTGTTATTTATAATGATAAACGGGTTGAAGTTATTGGTATCGTGAAGGATTTTTATTATATGACCAATCCGGGTGAACCTATTGCTCCATTAGTAATTGCAAATTGCCAATGGGGAACTCCTAATATTTATATCCGAAGTAGTAATCCATTGAACCAAAGTCAATTGATGCAAATTAAGTCAATCTTACACCGCTTTGATAAAAATTATATTTTTAACCATAGCACGTTGGCGGATATTTTTGATAGGATGTACAAGAAAGAAAACCGGCTTACAGAAATGGTATCCATCGGAGGAGCTGAAGTGGTTATCATCAGCTTGATAAGCTTACTGGCTCTGACCATTCTTAAAATATCGCGCCGTACCAAAGAAATAGGGATTCGTAAAGTGAATGGGAGTTCTGTCGGACAGATACTCTATGTTCTGCTCAAGGACACACTGATCATTGTTGTCATTGCCATTTTCGTTGCTTCAGTGGGAAGCTATATTGTTATGGACCGATGGCTTGCTGAGTTCGCACTACATATCCATTTACACCCTGGATATTTTTTAATCAGCGCAGTGTTTGTGTTAATAATAGCCATTGTTGCCATAATCTGGCAAGCCTTGAAAGCAGCAACACAGAACCCGGTGGAAGCGATAAAGCATGAGTGA
- a CDS encoding ABC transporter ATP-binding protein, with translation MIKTVKLTKRFKTDEIETTALNQVSLDVKQGEFIAIMGPSGCGKSTLLNILGMLDNPSEGTYIFNGTDVSKYKERKRTQYRKGNIQFVFQSFNLIDELNVYENVELPLLYLKKSGAERKQMVTEILERMKIGHRKKHFPQQLSGGQQQRVAIARAVVPSPQLILADEPTGNLDSKNGIEVMNLLSDLNKQGTTIVMVTHSQRDATFAHRVINLFDGQIVSEEIAQKQQLL, from the coding sequence ATGATAAAAACAGTTAAACTCACAAAGCGTTTCAAGACCGACGAAATTGAAACGACCGCGTTGAACCAAGTAAGTTTGGATGTAAAACAAGGTGAATTCATAGCCATCATGGGGCCTTCAGGATGCGGGAAATCGACTTTACTGAATATTTTGGGAATGCTCGATAATCCCAGTGAAGGTACATACATCTTTAATGGAACGGATGTTTCGAAATATAAAGAAAGGAAGCGCACCCAGTACAGGAAAGGTAACATCCAGTTTGTTTTCCAGAGCTTTAACCTGATCGATGAACTCAATGTTTATGAGAACGTGGAACTTCCTCTTCTATATTTGAAGAAATCGGGAGCTGAGCGAAAACAAATGGTGACAGAAATACTTGAAAGAATGAAGATCGGCCACCGGAAAAAACACTTTCCTCAGCAGTTGTCCGGAGGCCAGCAGCAGCGTGTTGCTATTGCTCGTGCAGTTGTACCTTCGCCACAATTGATCCTGGCCGATGAGCCTACCGGAAACCTTGATTCAAAAAACGGCATAGAGGTAATGAACCTTCTGTCGGATCTGAATAAACAGGGAACTACCATCGTTATGGTAACCCATTCACAACGGGATGCTACTTTTGCCCACAGGGTAATCAACTTGTTTGACGGTCAAATCGTAAGCGAAGAGATAGCGCAAAAACAACAGTTGCTTTAG
- a CDS encoding sigma-54 dependent transcriptional regulator, with the protein MEIKTKEGRLLIVDDNKSVLNALHMFLKFEFLEVFVISNPNSLIHEIEIRNVDIVLLDMNFKSGESSGNEGIYWLREIKQRRPDIEVVMFTAYGDIETAVKATHEGAADFILKPWENEKLLATLKSALKLRKSKLTVNDLRKREKDLKTELNRDDRMIIGVSQVMQNILNMVRKVACTDANIMITGENGTGKELIAKEIHRLSERHNELLVTVDLGAMSETLFESEMFGHIKGSFTDAYDDRTGKIMLANKGTLLLDEIGNLPLQLQSKLLNVLQNRVVIPVGSNKECPVDIRLISTTNKNLSQMIREETFRQDLLYRINTIPLEVPPLRQHIEDIDVLAHFFVGKYCQKYKKNCTNIHPKVIDRLKSYPWPGNIRELQHTMERAVILCENDTITSCDLNLNLHHPFHEEETLTLEEMEKRMIVMELKKNSQSLSLAARNLGISRTTLYTKIKKYGI; encoded by the coding sequence ATGGAAATAAAAACAAAAGAAGGCCGGTTACTTATTGTCGATGACAACAAAAGTGTTCTGAATGCTTTGCACATGTTCTTGAAATTTGAATTTTTGGAGGTGTTTGTCATCTCGAATCCAAATTCCCTGATTCATGAAATTGAGATTCGGAATGTCGATATTGTGCTCCTCGACATGAATTTCAAGTCGGGCGAAAGTTCTGGAAATGAAGGAATATACTGGCTCAGGGAAATAAAGCAGCGAAGACCTGATATTGAGGTGGTGATGTTTACTGCATACGGGGATATTGAAACTGCGGTAAAAGCCACCCACGAAGGTGCTGCGGATTTTATTCTCAAACCATGGGAAAATGAAAAATTGCTGGCGACGTTGAAGTCAGCGCTGAAGCTCCGGAAATCAAAACTGACGGTTAATGATCTGCGGAAACGGGAGAAAGACCTGAAAACTGAACTGAACAGGGATGATCGAATGATTATTGGCGTTTCCCAAGTGATGCAGAATATACTTAACATGGTTAGAAAAGTTGCATGTACCGATGCCAATATTATGATTACCGGAGAAAATGGAACCGGAAAAGAGTTAATTGCCAAAGAGATACACCGATTATCGGAACGGCACAATGAATTGCTGGTTACCGTTGACCTCGGGGCGATGTCAGAAACTCTCTTTGAAAGTGAAATGTTCGGTCATATCAAAGGCTCGTTTACCGATGCTTACGACGACCGTACAGGCAAAATCATGCTTGCCAACAAGGGAACATTGTTGCTGGATGAAATAGGGAACCTTCCGTTACAGCTTCAATCAAAGTTGTTGAATGTATTACAAAACAGGGTGGTTATTCCCGTAGGATCCAATAAAGAATGTCCGGTTGATATACGACTGATAAGCACAACCAATAAAAATCTGTCCCAGATGATCAGGGAAGAAACCTTCAGGCAGGATCTTTTATACAGAATCAACACCATACCATTAGAAGTTCCGCCCTTACGGCAGCACATTGAAGACATTGATGTCCTGGCTCATTTTTTTGTCGGTAAATATTGTCAGAAATACAAGAAAAACTGCACGAATATTCATCCAAAAGTGATTGACAGACTGAAGAGCTATCCATGGCCAGGAAACATCAGAGAATTGCAACACACCATGGAAAGAGCGGTTATTTTATGTGAAAATGACACCATAACTTCATGTGATCTCAATTTGAACCTGCACCATCCTTTTCACGAAGAGGAAACACTAACGCTGGAAGAAATGGAAAAACGAATGATCGTAATGGAATTGAAAAAGAACAGTCAGAGCCTCAGTCTGGCTGCCCGAAACCTTGGAATTTCGCGTACCACACTCTACACAAAAATAAAAAAGTATGGGATATAA
- a CDS encoding ATP-binding protein produces MGYKRITLTTIVATIIMVISALAAGYLSAYNLDPWYLLFLLPVPFAAFSIINNVNQSNRHIAFFFDAIRNDDSSLKFPTTIRQKSLRHLYQSLNSLNDRISEIKMQNTYLEKYYQAFIQHATTGLMAVNQNNEVEVMNEKAFEYIGIPSFTPLHLIPLRNPELFSILSEVHPGKAYTYKRFTGESQVNLLIRSKEIHYCGKVSKLISLQDIRQELDEKELESWQNLIRVLTHEIMNSIAPIVSLTGTLRKFFVEEEKPVQSDRVDRETIENVVQGLDIIEERGSGLMNFVSNYRKLTRIPKPEFTSFQIREWLEHICILLQEQLQNRQINLELEIEPNVKDLTGDKKLLTQVMLNILNNAMEALDEIPENRKIRVSVETSKQNRPIIRISNNGPPISEDTTEKIFIPFFTTKEHGSGIGLTLSRQILRLHRGNIYVESGELSTSFILTL; encoded by the coding sequence ATGGGATATAAACGAATTACATTGACCACCATCGTCGCCACGATAATTATGGTAATATCTGCATTGGCAGCAGGCTATCTGAGTGCATACAATTTAGACCCATGGTATTTACTTTTTCTTCTGCCGGTGCCATTTGCGGCATTCTCTATCATCAACAATGTAAATCAATCGAACCGCCATATTGCATTTTTTTTTGATGCCATCAGAAACGACGATTCTTCCCTGAAATTTCCAACCACTATTCGCCAGAAATCACTTCGTCATTTATATCAAAGTCTCAATAGCTTGAATGATCGGATTAGTGAAATTAAAATGCAGAATACATACCTTGAAAAATACTATCAGGCCTTTATTCAGCATGCTACTACAGGGCTTATGGCTGTTAACCAAAATAATGAAGTGGAGGTTATGAACGAAAAAGCGTTTGAATATATTGGAATCCCTTCTTTTACGCCACTTCATCTGATTCCGCTGAGAAATCCCGAGCTTTTCAGCATCCTGTCAGAAGTTCATCCTGGCAAGGCATATACCTATAAACGCTTTACCGGCGAATCGCAGGTTAACCTCCTGATTCGTTCAAAAGAGATTCATTATTGTGGCAAGGTCTCTAAGTTGATATCCCTTCAGGACATCCGGCAGGAACTTGACGAAAAGGAGCTTGAATCATGGCAGAACCTGATCCGGGTGCTTACTCACGAGATAATGAACAGCATTGCTCCGATTGTTTCACTCACCGGTACGCTGCGAAAATTCTTCGTTGAAGAAGAAAAGCCTGTTCAATCTGACCGGGTTGACAGGGAGACCATCGAAAATGTGGTTCAGGGATTGGATATTATTGAAGAACGTGGCTCCGGACTGATGAATTTTGTGAGTAACTACCGGAAACTTACCCGGATACCTAAGCCGGAATTTACTTCATTTCAAATCCGCGAGTGGCTCGAGCACATCTGTATTCTTTTGCAAGAACAACTGCAAAACAGGCAGATAAATCTCGAACTTGAAATTGAGCCCAACGTAAAGGATTTGACTGGTGATAAAAAACTGTTAACGCAAGTCATGCTCAACATTCTAAACAATGCTATGGAAGCGCTGGATGAGATTCCGGAGAACCGTAAAATCAGGGTATCTGTAGAAACCTCAAAACAAAATCGTCCGATAATCCGTATCTCTAACAATGGTCCACCAATTTCTGAAGATACAACTGAGAAGATTTTTATTCCTTTCTTCACAACCAAAGAACATGGTTCGGGAATAGGGTTGACCTTGTCTCGTCAGATATTAAGACTTCACAGAGGGAATATTTATGTAGAATCAGGTGAGCTGTCCACAAGTTTTATACTTACATTGTAG
- a CDS encoding putative Ig domain-containing protein → MKNLALALVVLFLFGNAVFSQSIPPDSLYFGQTPPGDSAIIFAPGLISLPGRNEPCITFSPDGKSAFFNIEFYPDPTKLPFIMFTEYENDHWTAPDTIPFAVGRGTGEPFFAFTNNRLYMFATNAINAQGIADISYSGKQGNIWSNPISLGNPPNSESYQYHPCIVGDTSLYFSSSAGYICRSQYTNGVYQTRVILPNPINYIGSQTWGDPYVSPDESYMILKSIRTGGYGQNDIYIAYKKIDGTWTNPKNLGNKINTQYDETSGDITPDGKYMTFGSNKDIHWVRSNFIDSLKYTNFVPYVKNSIPDQTVTVGQSFNYTISDSTFFDDDGSNTLTYGAKLANGNPLPAWLTFDTITRTFDGVPTIVQTLLFRVTATDTAGATASSILKIKVNPLTAINQIEKQGARIFPNPTSGLINISLDTLSDKTTIVEISNLKGQVILTNTFKNNIRIDLADKPKGIYITKLFIDNETIIGKICIE, encoded by the coding sequence ATGAAAAATTTAGCACTAGCATTAGTCGTACTTTTCCTGTTTGGTAATGCTGTATTTTCACAATCAATTCCCCCAGATAGTTTGTATTTTGGACAAACGCCTCCGGGTGATTCTGCCATTATCTTTGCACCCGGATTAATTTCGCTGCCTGGTAGGAATGAGCCTTGTATAACTTTTTCACCCGATGGGAAATCTGCTTTTTTTAATATTGAGTTTTATCCAGACCCAACGAAGTTGCCCTTTATTATGTTTACTGAGTATGAAAATGATCATTGGACAGCTCCTGATACCATTCCATTCGCTGTTGGACGAGGTACTGGAGAACCATTCTTTGCTTTTACTAACAACCGTTTATATATGTTTGCGACTAATGCTATTAATGCACAAGGTATAGCGGATATTAGTTATTCCGGTAAACAGGGAAATATCTGGAGTAATCCTATTAGCCTTGGTAATCCTCCTAATTCTGAAAGCTATCAATATCACCCTTGTATAGTTGGCGACACTTCATTATATTTTTCAAGCAGTGCAGGATATATATGCCGAAGCCAATACACCAATGGTGTTTATCAAACCAGAGTTATTCTTCCCAATCCTATTAATTACATTGGCTCTCAAACATGGGGAGATCCTTATGTTTCGCCCGATGAAAGTTATATGATTCTTAAATCCATCCGAACAGGAGGTTATGGCCAAAATGACATTTATATAGCATATAAGAAAATAGACGGAACTTGGACGAATCCCAAAAATCTCGGAAATAAAATCAATACACAATATGATGAAACTTCGGGAGATATTACACCTGATGGTAAATATATGACTTTTGGGTCAAATAAAGATATTCATTGGGTGAGATCAAATTTTATAGATAGTCTGAAATATACCAATTTTGTACCGTATGTAAAAAATTCAATCCCTGATCAGACAGTTACCGTTGGGCAGTCATTCAATTATACAATTTCCGACAGTACTTTTTTTGATGATGATGGCAGCAATACACTAACCTACGGTGCAAAACTTGCCAATGGAAACCCTTTACCGGCATGGTTGACTTTTGACACCATAACACGTACCTTTGATGGTGTGCCAACTATTGTTCAAACTTTGCTTTTCAGAGTAACAGCTACAGATACGGCAGGAGCAACTGCTTCATCAATATTAAAAATTAAAGTAAATCCATTAACTGCAATTAATCAGATAGAGAAGCAGGGTGCCAGAATTTTTCCCAATCCAACAAGTGGGTTAATAAACATATCGTTAGATACATTATCAGATAAAACGACGATTGTTGAAATAAGCAATTTGAAAGGTCAGGTTATCCTAACAAATACATTCAAAAATAACATTCGTATTGATTTGGCGGACAAACCGAAGGGGATATATATAACAAAGCTATTTATTGACAATGAAACAATTATTGGTAAAATTTGTATAGAATAA
- a CDS encoding helix-turn-helix domain-containing protein, producing MNISFRGFYKRIKISSHNTWLQFLLLGFIVIWIVNLNSFAIYMIIRKPWWCAYTASIYALIAFLFVNTIMFFLLLKPDIYYIVEKYKNNKLKEHEKKEYLQKLDSYMQTNKPFLNPEISLESLANELSVNPRILSQVINETFHKNFKCYILEYRIKESMQMLADSKYSKLTVLEILYEVGFNSKSSFNNQFKLYTNLTPQEYRSKHIE from the coding sequence ATGAATATTAGTTTTCGGGGTTTTTATAAGCGTATTAAAATTTCTTCCCATAATACCTGGCTTCAATTTCTATTATTAGGATTTATTGTTATTTGGATTGTAAATTTGAATTCTTTCGCAATTTATATGATCATAAGAAAACCTTGGTGGTGTGCATATACAGCAAGCATATATGCTCTTATTGCTTTTTTATTTGTAAATACAATTATGTTCTTTCTATTGTTAAAACCTGATATTTATTACATAGTTGAGAAGTACAAAAACAATAAGCTTAAAGAACATGAAAAGAAAGAATATTTGCAAAAGCTGGATTCCTATATGCAAACAAATAAACCCTTCCTCAATCCCGAAATATCACTAGAATCTCTTGCAAATGAACTTTCTGTAAATCCCAGGATACTCTCACAAGTAATTAATGAAACTTTCCATAAAAATTTTAAATGCTATATCCTTGAGTATCGTATTAAGGAAAGTATGCAAATGCTGGCAGATTCGAAGTACAGTAAACTTACGGTACTCGAAATTCTCTATGAAGTTGGATTTAATTCAAAATCATCTTTTAACAATCAGTTTAAATTATATACAAATTTGACCCCGCAGGAATATCGGTCAAAACATATTGAATAA
- a CDS encoding Fic family protein: MSNTKISIRFFDDREVRAVWDEQNARWWFSVLDIVAVLTDQDNYTKTRNYWKYLKAKFKKESSQVVSATTQLKFLAPDGKKRLADVLDYNGIVALGKEFPGKKANRFIDWFTYSDESIDGKSKTKAYALFESSFINSIEVGTTKGLQQIHAYLFGGLYDFAGQIRQKNISKGGFQFAVSHFLGDTLKQIEAMPETTFDEIVNKYVEMNIAHPFMEGNGRSARIWLDLILKKRLKKCVDWSKISKRDYMNAMMLSPTQSGVLKSLLDKAFTTKINDREMFMKGIDYSYYYEEND, encoded by the coding sequence ATGAGTAATACAAAAATATCCATACGTTTTTTTGACGATCGCGAAGTGCGGGCCGTTTGGGACGAGCAAAACGCCAGGTGGTGGTTTAGTGTATTGGATATTGTTGCCGTGCTCACCGACCAGGACAACTACACCAAAACCCGCAACTATTGGAAATATCTTAAAGCGAAGTTTAAGAAAGAAAGCAGCCAAGTGGTTAGTGCCACTACCCAGTTGAAATTCCTTGCCCCGGACGGTAAAAAGCGCTTAGCCGATGTGTTGGATTATAACGGTATTGTTGCCTTAGGCAAAGAATTTCCGGGTAAAAAGGCAAACCGGTTTATTGACTGGTTTACATACAGTGATGAAAGCATAGACGGAAAAAGCAAAACAAAAGCGTATGCACTGTTTGAAAGTTCTTTTATCAACAGCATAGAAGTTGGTACAACCAAAGGGTTGCAACAAATACACGCTTATTTGTTTGGCGGATTGTATGATTTTGCGGGACAAATCAGACAAAAAAATATTTCAAAAGGTGGTTTCCAATTTGCCGTATCACACTTTTTAGGCGACACATTAAAGCAAATAGAAGCAATGCCCGAAACTACATTCGACGAAATCGTAAACAAATACGTAGAAATGAACATTGCACACCCTTTTATGGAAGGCAATGGCAGAAGCGCCCGAATATGGTTGGATTTGATACTAAAAAAACGCCTCAAAAAATGCGTAGATTGGAGTAAAATAAGCAAGCGAGATTACATGAATGCAATGATGCTAAGTCCAACCCAAAGTGGTGTTCTGAAATCACTTTTGGATAAAGCGTTCACCACCAAAATAAACGACCGCGAAATGTTTATGAAAGGGATTGACTACTCATATTACTACGAAGAAAATGACTAA